From Deltaproteobacteria bacterium HGW-Deltaproteobacteria-18, a single genomic window includes:
- a CDS encoding phosphohydrolase, with the protein MTDRDEILFKDEIQPLAPAHSVENDGWKILIVDDEADVHSVTVYMLAGQEYAGRKFNFLHAYSAEEAKIVLAEQPDIAVILLDVVMETDDSGLRLVRYIREELNNYSVRIILRTGQPGKAPAAKVILEYDIDDYKEKTELTLEKMLVTLISALRSYSFITTIENNRNGLRRIIEASSDIFERQSLQKLGCGVLSQLTSILQLRKDAVYTQASGLAASGLQGESLVLAATGEFSKYLEKPIDQIQSEMVHRALGRARSQPHGFYCEDDKCAWYFRSKTGSDNFLYFEISKDLDENDRDLLELFFTNVSLAFDNLYLNKGIEDTQKEVIFHMAETMECRSAETGSHVRRVSEYVRLMALKYGLGEEQAEMLKLASTAHDLGKIGIPDSILNKPGPLTPEEYETIKSHVQRGYDLLVNSTSPIIQTAARIILLHHERWDGAGYPQGLVGDETHIHGRIVAVADVFDALSNRRVYHQAWNWDKVFAYFLEESGKHFDPCLVDILLENKEEFMAIWEEYHDECGVCSGSRDALPPESSLPA; encoded by the coding sequence ATGACAGACCGCGACGAGATTCTGTTCAAGGACGAGATACAGCCTCTGGCTCCAGCCCATTCCGTGGAGAATGACGGCTGGAAGATTCTGATCGTGGATGACGAGGCGGATGTGCACAGCGTCACCGTCTACATGCTCGCCGGTCAGGAGTATGCCGGTCGCAAATTCAATTTCCTGCATGCCTACAGCGCGGAAGAGGCCAAGATAGTCCTGGCGGAGCAACCCGACATCGCCGTGATTCTGCTCGATGTGGTCATGGAGACCGACGACAGCGGGCTGCGGCTTGTCAGATACATCCGCGAGGAACTCAACAACTACAGCGTGCGCATCATCCTGCGCACCGGGCAGCCCGGCAAGGCTCCGGCGGCGAAGGTCATCCTTGAGTACGATATCGACGACTACAAGGAAAAGACGGAGCTGACCCTGGAGAAGATGCTGGTGACGCTCATCTCTGCCCTGCGCAGCTACAGTTTCATCACCACCATAGAAAACAACCGCAATGGCCTGCGGCGCATCATCGAGGCTTCTTCGGACATCTTCGAACGCCAGTCCCTGCAGAAGCTCGGTTGCGGCGTCCTGAGCCAGCTTACGTCCATCCTGCAGCTCAGAAAGGATGCCGTGTATACCCAGGCGTCAGGTCTGGCGGCTTCGGGCCTGCAGGGCGAATCACTGGTTTTGGCGGCCACCGGGGAGTTCAGCAAATATCTGGAAAAGCCCATCGACCAGATTCAAAGCGAAATGGTGCACAGGGCGCTGGGTCGGGCCAGATCCCAGCCTCATGGCTTCTACTGCGAGGATGACAAGTGCGCCTGGTATTTCAGGAGCAAGACGGGTTCGGACAATTTTCTGTATTTCGAGATCTCGAAGGATCTGGACGAAAACGATCGCGATCTGCTCGAACTCTTCTTCACCAACGTGTCCCTGGCCTTTGACAATCTGTATCTGAACAAGGGCATCGAGGACACGCAAAAGGAGGTCATCTTCCACATGGCCGAGACCATGGAGTGCCGCTCGGCCGAGACGGGCAGCCATGTCCGGCGTGTCTCGGAGTATGTGCGCCTGATGGCCCTCAAATACGGACTCGGCGAAGAACAGGCGGAAATGCTCAAGCTGGCTTCGACAGCCCATGATCTGGGCAAGATAGGCATCCCCGATTCCATTCTGAACAAGCCCGGCCCGCTCACGCCGGAGGAATACGAAACCATCAAGAGCCACGTGCAGCGCGGCTACGACCTGCTCGTGAACTCGACAAGCCCCATCATCCAGACGGCAGCCCGCATCATTCTGCTCCATCACGAGCGATGGGACGGAGCAGGCTATCCGCAGGGACTCGTGGGCGATGAGACGCACATTCACGGCCGTATCGTGGCCGTGGCCGATGTGTTCGACGCCCTGTCCAACCGGCGCGTCTACCACCAGGCGTGGAACTGGGACAAGGTCTTCGCGTATTTTCTGGAAGAGAGCGGCAAGCATTTTGACCCGTGCCTGGTCGACATCCTCCTGGAGAACAAGGAAGAGTTCATGGCCATCTGGGAAGAATACCACGACGAGTGCGGGGTCTGTTCGGGAAGCCGGGACGCGCTCCCGCCGGAGTCCTCCCTTCCCGCATGA
- the ablB gene encoding putative beta-lysine N-acetyltransferase → MQPDSMIRMTGALLQHGPASDRVYLMKLASPDVPRIIRFMEQLASTNGYSKLFAKVPGPAEGWFRAQGFKVEARVPGMFNGSEDGCFMAKYPKRERSVISSPKLVQKVLSTAKEQSVQSGRSLPYGWKIDAMKPEDAKAMAELYRQVFETYPFPIHDPEYLRETMDSHVRYFGIRDDSGHLTALASAEMDCSAGNVEMTDFATSAECRGKGLASILLAHMEREMAKTGIDTAYTIARAHATGMNIVFARQGYAFAGTLPNNTQIKGDLESMNVWYKSLEARNKTL, encoded by the coding sequence ATGCAGCCTGATAGCATGATTCGCATGACAGGGGCCCTGCTCCAGCACGGACCGGCCAGCGACCGTGTCTATCTCATGAAACTGGCTTCCCCGGATGTGCCGCGCATCATCCGCTTCATGGAGCAACTGGCCTCGACCAACGGCTATTCCAAGCTTTTCGCCAAGGTCCCCGGACCGGCCGAGGGCTGGTTCAGAGCCCAGGGCTTCAAGGTGGAAGCCAGAGTCCCGGGCATGTTCAACGGCAGCGAGGACGGCTGCTTCATGGCCAAGTATCCCAAAAGGGAGCGCTCCGTCATCAGCAGCCCCAAGCTGGTGCAAAAAGTGCTGAGCACGGCCAAGGAGCAAAGCGTTCAAAGCGGGCGAAGCCTGCCGTACGGGTGGAAGATCGACGCAATGAAACCAGAGGATGCTAAAGCCATGGCGGAACTCTATCGCCAGGTTTTCGAAACCTATCCCTTCCCCATCCACGATCCGGAGTATCTGCGCGAGACAATGGATTCGCACGTGCGTTACTTCGGGATTCGCGATGACTCGGGTCACTTGACAGCCCTGGCATCGGCTGAAATGGATTGTTCCGCCGGCAATGTGGAAATGACGGACTTCGCCACAAGCGCCGAGTGTCGCGGCAAGGGTCTGGCCAGCATTCTGCTGGCGCACATGGAAAGGGAGATGGCCAAGACCGGAATCGACACCGCCTACACCATCGCCCGGGCCCACGCCACCGGCATGAATATCGTTTTTGCCAGGCAGGGGTACGCCTTCGCCGGCACCTTGCCCAACAACACCCAGATCAAAGGCGATCTTGAGAGCATGAATGTCTGGTACAAATCCCTTGAGGCCCGCAATAAAACGCTTTGA
- a CDS encoding phosphoenolpyruvate synthase (catalyzes the formation of phosphoenolpyruvate from pyruvate) codes for MDKQNAFVLWFDELGIEDVPLVGGKNASLGEMYRNLVPKGVPIPNGFAITAHAYRHLLKASGAMDKIKGIMEGLDTHDMDNLMERGSRVRALIRNLEIPADLQGAIIGAYRKLEETYGKNVDMAVRSSATAEDLPDASFAGQQETYLNIRGAEDLLDACQRCFASLFTNRAISYRQDKGFDHFSIALSIGVQKMVRSDLSASGVMFSIDTETGFKDAVFLTGAWGLGENVVQGAVNPDEWYIFKPTLKKGFKPIIMKRVGGKAIKMIYTTDAKAPTKNVAVPEEDRRRLVISDEEVVALARMACTIEEHYSAHRGQFTPMDIEWAKDGQTGELFIVQARPETVHSLKDLAVLKKYVLTGKGETLVEGQSVGELIGQGPVQVIKSAGMIHTFRKGEVLVTDMTDPDWEPIMKIASAIVTNRGGRTCHAAIVSRELGIPCIVGTGNATTKLSQGEDVTVVCSEGSIGSVYRGLVPFEIQETDLGTLPKPKTKIMMNLASPEQAFEKSFIPNEGVGLAREEFIINSYIKIHPLALLNYEDLPDDILKRAIADMTSGYADKAEFFVDKLAEGVGMIAAAFYPKQVIVRLSDFKSNEYANLIGGKLFEPEEENPMIGWRGASRYYSPNYKEAFGLECRAMKKIREEMGLTNVEIMIPFPRTVEEAKKVIETMAEYGLKQGENGLKVIGMCEIPSNVIMAEEFLEVFDGFSIGTNDLTQLILGVDRDSSLVAHVYDERNPAVKRFVKQVIEVAVKKGKYIGICGQAPSDYPEFAEFVVECGIDSMSLNPDTIIKTTLIVAELEKKLNQG; via the coding sequence GTGGATAAACAAAACGCATTTGTGCTCTGGTTCGACGAACTGGGAATAGAAGATGTGCCGTTGGTCGGCGGCAAGAACGCGAGCCTCGGCGAGATGTACCGCAACCTTGTGCCCAAGGGCGTGCCCATTCCGAACGGTTTCGCGATCACTGCCCATGCCTATCGCCATCTGCTCAAGGCTTCCGGGGCCATGGACAAGATCAAGGGCATCATGGAAGGCCTTGACACCCACGACATGGACAATCTCATGGAGCGCGGCAGCCGCGTCCGCGCCCTGATCCGCAATCTCGAAATCCCGGCGGACCTGCAAGGCGCCATCATAGGCGCCTACCGCAAGCTGGAAGAAACATATGGAAAGAATGTGGACATGGCCGTGCGCTCCTCGGCCACGGCTGAAGATCTGCCCGACGCGAGCTTCGCCGGCCAGCAGGAGACCTACCTGAACATCCGGGGCGCCGAAGACCTGCTGGACGCCTGCCAGCGATGCTTTGCCTCCCTGTTCACCAACAGGGCCATCTCCTACCGCCAGGACAAGGGCTTCGACCATTTCTCCATCGCCCTGTCCATCGGCGTGCAGAAGATGGTGCGTTCGGACCTCTCGGCCAGCGGCGTCATGTTCTCCATCGACACCGAGACCGGTTTCAAGGACGCGGTTTTTCTGACCGGAGCCTGGGGTCTGGGTGAAAACGTGGTCCAGGGCGCAGTCAACCCGGATGAATGGTACATCTTCAAGCCCACCCTCAAAAAAGGGTTCAAGCCCATCATCATGAAGCGGGTCGGCGGGAAGGCCATCAAGATGATCTACACCACCGATGCCAAGGCCCCGACCAAGAACGTGGCCGTGCCCGAAGAGGATCGGCGCAGGCTGGTCATAAGCGACGAGGAGGTTGTAGCCCTGGCCCGCATGGCCTGCACCATCGAGGAACATTACAGCGCCCATCGCGGCCAGTTCACGCCCATGGACATCGAATGGGCCAAGGACGGACAGACCGGCGAACTGTTCATCGTTCAGGCGCGGCCGGAGACGGTGCACTCCCTGAAAGATCTGGCTGTCCTCAAGAAATACGTCCTTACGGGAAAGGGGGAGACACTGGTCGAAGGCCAGTCCGTGGGCGAACTTATCGGCCAGGGGCCGGTGCAGGTCATTAAATCCGCAGGGATGATCCACACTTTCCGCAAGGGCGAGGTCCTGGTCACGGACATGACCGACCCGGACTGGGAGCCGATCATGAAGATCGCCTCGGCCATCGTCACCAATCGTGGCGGGAGGACCTGTCACGCGGCCATCGTCAGCCGCGAACTCGGCATCCCCTGCATCGTCGGCACGGGCAACGCGACCACAAAACTCAGCCAGGGCGAGGATGTGACCGTGGTCTGCTCCGAGGGTTCCATCGGCAGCGTCTACCGGGGGCTTGTGCCCTTCGAGATCCAGGAGACTGATCTTGGCACCCTGCCCAAACCCAAAACCAAGATCATGATGAACCTGGCCAGCCCCGAACAGGCTTTCGAGAAAAGTTTCATCCCCAACGAGGGAGTGGGCCTGGCGCGGGAGGAGTTCATCATCAACTCCTACATCAAGATCCATCCCCTGGCGCTCCTGAACTACGAGGACCTGCCGGACGACATCCTGAAGCGCGCCATCGCCGACATGACCTCGGGCTATGCCGACAAGGCGGAGTTTTTTGTCGACAAGCTGGCCGAAGGAGTGGGCATGATCGCGGCCGCCTTCTATCCCAAGCAGGTCATCGTACGCCTGTCGGACTTCAAGTCCAACGAATACGCCAACCTCATCGGCGGCAAGCTCTTCGAGCCGGAAGAAGAGAACCCCATGATCGGCTGGCGCGGGGCCTCGCGCTACTACTCCCCGAACTACAAGGAGGCCTTCGGCCTTGAATGCCGGGCCATGAAGAAGATCCGCGAGGAAATGGGACTGACCAACGTGGAGATCATGATCCCCTTCCCGCGCACCGTGGAAGAGGCGAAAAAAGTCATTGAGACCATGGCCGAGTATGGCCTGAAACAGGGCGAGAACGGGCTCAAGGTCATCGGCATGTGCGAGATCCCGTCCAACGTGATCATGGCCGAGGAGTTCCTTGAAGTCTTCGACGGCTTCTCCATCGGCACCAACGACCTGACCCAGCTCATCCTCGGCGTGGACCGCGACTCTTCACTGGTGGCCCACGTCTATGACGAGCGCAATCCGGCCGTGAAGCGTTTCGTCAAGCAGGTCATCGAGGTGGCTGTCAAAAAAGGCAAGTACATCGGAATCTGCGGTCAGGCCCCAAGCGACTACCCCGAGTTCGCGGAGTTTGTGGTCGAATGCGGCATAGACTCCATGTCACTGAATCCGGACACGATCATCAAGACCACCCTCATCGTGGCCGAGCTCGAAAAGAAATTGAACCAAGGCTAG
- the ablA gene encoding lysine 2,3-aminomutase, giving the protein MPIYSENQRRLAKIIAEGATRSNWTDWKWHVRNSIKTIEGVERLLGIEFTEKERKALKNTTEKFPMAITPYYLSLIDPSDYRNDPVFMQAFPSTDELRIESHDMSDPLHEDEDSPVPGLTHRYPDRVLLHVSNTCAMYCRHCTRKRKVGDRDSIPSREDLRQGIEYIRNTPQVRDVLLSGGDPFLLSDDMLDWLLTEIGSIEHVEVIRIGTRTPVVLPYRITDELVEMLKKHHPLWINTHFNHPAEITASSKQALAKLANAGIPLGNQSVLLAGVNDCPRLIKVLNHKLVRNRVRPYYLYQCDLSEGLTHFRTPIGKGIEILESLRGHTSGFSIPTYVVDAPGGGGKIPLMPNYIISWTANKVVLRNYEGVITTYHEPAHYEPTYCDRECTTCNLQLREADAEEKAIGIESLLADWDDTQSLTPEENERIGRRTDAA; this is encoded by the coding sequence ATGCCGATATATTCTGAAAACCAGCGACGCCTGGCAAAAATCATTGCTGAAGGCGCTACCCGTTCCAACTGGACTGATTGGAAGTGGCACGTCCGCAACAGCATCAAAACCATCGAGGGAGTCGAGCGTCTGCTTGGCATCGAATTTACCGAGAAGGAACGCAAAGCGCTGAAGAACACCACGGAAAAGTTTCCGATGGCCATCACGCCATACTATCTGTCCCTCATCGATCCCAGCGACTATCGCAACGATCCCGTGTTCATGCAGGCATTCCCCTCGACCGACGAACTGCGCATCGAAAGCCATGACATGAGCGACCCCCTGCACGAGGACGAGGACTCCCCTGTGCCCGGCCTGACTCACCGCTACCCGGACCGGGTGCTGCTGCATGTCAGCAACACCTGCGCAATGTACTGCCGCCACTGCACCCGCAAGCGCAAGGTCGGCGACCGTGACTCCATCCCGAGCCGCGAGGATCTGCGCCAGGGCATCGAATATATCCGGAACACTCCGCAGGTACGCGACGTGCTCCTGTCCGGTGGCGACCCCTTTCTGCTTTCGGACGACATGCTTGATTGGCTGTTGACCGAGATCGGCAGCATCGAACACGTGGAAGTCATCCGCATCGGGACGCGCACCCCGGTGGTTCTGCCGTACCGCATCACCGACGAACTGGTCGAGATGCTCAAAAAGCATCATCCGCTCTGGATCAACACGCATTTCAATCATCCTGCGGAGATCACGGCCTCGTCCAAGCAGGCCCTGGCCAAGCTGGCCAACGCGGGCATTCCCCTTGGCAACCAGAGCGTGCTGCTGGCCGGAGTGAACGACTGTCCGCGCCTGATCAAGGTCCTGAACCACAAGCTGGTGCGCAACAGGGTCCGCCCCTATTACCTGTACCAGTGCGACCTGTCCGAGGGCCTGACCCATTTCCGCACGCCCATCGGCAAGGGCATCGAGATCCTGGAGAGCCTGCGCGGCCACACCAGCGGCTTCTCCATCCCTACCTACGTGGTCGATGCTCCGGGCGGCGGCGGCAAGATCCCGCTCATGCCCAACTACATCATCTCCTGGACCGCGAACAAGGTCGTGCTGCGCAACTACGAGGGCGTCATCACCACCTATCACGAGCCCGCCCACTACGAGCCGACCTACTGCGACCGCGAGTGCACGACCTGCAACCTGCAGCTGCGCGAGGCCGACGCCGAGGAAAAGGCCATCGGCATCGAGAGCCTGCTCGCCGACTGGGATGACACCCAGAGCCTGACTCCCGAAGAGAACGAACGCATAGGGAGGCGTACCGATGCAGCCTGA
- a CDS encoding nuclease — protein sequence MIIKSRDPKDRDIAELDTLLKQADAPAKRFLIERELRAMKVGIAGEEDCAYYINFYFGKSDNWCVIHDLRIEHQGSVAQIDHLLINRLFEIYVIESKNFSYEVAINNSGEFTLKSGSHSFGIPSPIEQNKRHIFLLEKFITTHGLTPSRLGLPVVPRYRSLILMSPKSVITRPDRKTFDTDIVIKADALRTKIDEFVDRMNPLQDLAALGKFSKIKTVAEFAESLRSQHSSTSIDYRKKFGIQAGTDPIQTVIDRSNGTGEQREKKYYCFKCRKAIPDNVARFCWNNKERFGGKAFCYECQSRVK from the coding sequence ATGATCATCAAGAGTCGAGACCCGAAGGACAGGGATATTGCCGAACTCGATACGTTGCTGAAGCAGGCCGACGCTCCCGCCAAGCGCTTTCTCATCGAACGCGAGCTGCGGGCCATGAAGGTCGGGATAGCGGGGGAGGAGGACTGCGCATACTACATCAACTTCTATTTCGGAAAATCCGACAACTGGTGCGTGATCCATGACCTGCGCATCGAACACCAGGGCAGCGTGGCCCAGATCGATCATCTGCTGATCAACCGCCTCTTCGAGATCTACGTCATCGAGTCGAAGAACTTCTCCTACGAAGTGGCCATCAACAACAGTGGAGAATTCACCCTCAAAAGCGGCTCCCATTCCTTCGGCATCCCGTCGCCCATCGAACAGAACAAACGCCACATCTTCCTACTGGAAAAATTTATCACCACCCACGGCCTCACCCCCAGCAGACTCGGCCTCCCCGTCGTCCCCCGCTACAGAAGCCTGATCCTCATGTCCCCCAAGTCCGTCATAACCAGACCGGACAGGAAGACGTTCGATACTGACATAGTGATCAAGGCCGATGCGTTGCGGACGAAAATCGACGAGTTCGTGGACAGGATGAACCCTCTTCAGGATCTGGCCGCCCTCGGGAAGTTCTCAAAGATCAAGACTGTTGCCGAATTCGCAGAGTCCCTGCGGTCACAGCATTCAAGCACCTCCATCGACTACCGCAAGAAATTCGGGATCCAGGCGGGGACTGATCCGATCCAGACCGTGATCGACAGGAGCAATGGCACGGGGGAGCAGAGGGAAAAGAAGTATTACTGCTTCAAGTGCAGGAAGGCGATTCCGGATAATGTGGCGCGGTTTTGTTGGAATAATAAGGAGAGGTTTGGGGGGAAGGCGTTTTGTTATGAGTGTCAGAGCAGAGTAAAATAA
- a CDS encoding transporter: MLNILIQTLGGLGIFILGMKLMTEGLQMAAGNRIRNVLKAVSDNRVVGFATGAAVTALVQSSSATTVMLISFVSAGLMSLTQAVGVMLGCNVGTTMTAQLIAFKLSNLALPAIAIGVPLKYFSTRKKYRYLGEVILGFGLLFFGMTVMGDGLKPLRVEPEFIAFFTKFNASSLGGILLCVATGCGLTMILQSSSATVGLTMALATQGLLDFPSAMALVLGENIGTTITAELATIGASNIDSHRAARSNTMFNVLGVIIMLLIFPWFLQGVEWITQNVMGAEPWDIHVGEEYPHVARYLANGHTLFNLTNALVFLVFLPVLVRIGTWMSPKDKTTGDSLFRQPVFEQHVEDNPVAALAQVRGEIHRMSLTVQAAYNNALECLETRDHRTIRQRQRFEDQVNAMHRAISTFLAKTMQSEINEAISNDIAEQMRVVNNLERIGDAVEAFGLLCEDIVDNELKFNEVAMRDLFIIAAKVDEFLKMISEALIRQPEDLMEKAEEAERTIDAMRETMREAHIERLKIGKCGIEGGLTFINLLARLEKIGDYCYSIARSVSSEN; this comes from the coding sequence ATGCTCAATATTTTGATTCAGACCCTTGGAGGGCTCGGTATTTTCATCCTCGGGATGAAGCTCATGACCGAGGGCCTGCAGATGGCCGCAGGCAACAGGATACGCAACGTTCTAAAAGCCGTGTCCGATAACAGGGTGGTGGGATTTGCCACGGGCGCGGCCGTCACCGCCCTGGTGCAGTCGTCATCGGCCACCACGGTCATGCTCATAAGCTTCGTCTCGGCCGGGCTCATGTCCCTGACCCAGGCCGTTGGCGTGATGCTCGGCTGCAACGTGGGCACGACCATGACCGCCCAGCTCATCGCCTTCAAGCTCTCGAATCTGGCCCTGCCGGCCATCGCCATCGGAGTCCCCCTCAAGTATTTTTCCACGCGCAAGAAATATCGCTATCTGGGCGAAGTCATACTGGGTTTCGGCCTGCTCTTTTTCGGCATGACGGTCATGGGCGACGGATTGAAGCCGCTGCGCGTAGAGCCTGAATTCATAGCCTTTTTCACCAAGTTCAACGCCTCTTCTCTCGGCGGGATACTGCTTTGCGTGGCCACCGGCTGCGGGCTGACCATGATTTTGCAGTCTTCCTCGGCCACGGTGGGTCTGACCATGGCCCTGGCCACCCAGGGGCTGCTCGACTTTCCTTCGGCCATGGCCCTGGTTCTGGGCGAGAACATCGGCACCACCATTACAGCCGAGCTTGCCACCATCGGAGCGTCGAACATCGACTCCCACCGGGCGGCGCGGTCCAACACCATGTTCAACGTGCTTGGCGTGATAATCATGCTGCTCATCTTTCCCTGGTTTTTACAGGGCGTTGAGTGGATAACCCAAAACGTCATGGGGGCTGAACCTTGGGATATCCATGTCGGGGAGGAATATCCCCATGTGGCACGCTATCTGGCCAACGGCCATACGCTTTTCAACTTGACCAACGCTCTCGTTTTTCTGGTTTTCCTGCCCGTGCTGGTGCGGATAGGGACCTGGATGTCTCCCAAGGACAAGACCACGGGCGACTCCCTCTTTCGCCAACCTGTCTTTGAACAGCACGTCGAGGACAACCCCGTGGCCGCGCTGGCCCAGGTACGGGGTGAAATCCATCGCATGTCGCTGACCGTGCAGGCGGCATACAACAACGCCCTGGAATGTCTGGAGACGCGGGATCATCGCACCATTCGCCAGCGGCAGCGGTTCGAAGACCAGGTCAACGCCATGCACAGGGCCATTTCCACCTTTCTGGCCAAGACCATGCAAAGCGAGATCAACGAGGCCATCTCCAACGATATCGCCGAGCAGATGCGCGTCGTCAACAACCTTGAACGTATCGGCGATGCCGTGGAAGCGTTTGGCCTGCTGTGCGAGGATATTGTTGATAACGAACTGAAATTCAACGAGGTCGCCATGCGCGATCTGTTCATTATCGCGGCCAAGGTCGATGAATTCCTGAAAATGATCAGCGAAGCCCTGATCAGGCAGCCCGAGGATCTGATGGAGAAGGCCGAAGAGGCGGAGCGAACCATCGACGCCATGCGCGAGACCATGCGCGAGGCCCATATCGAGCGGCTCAAGATCGGCAAATGCGGGATCGAGGGCGGCCTTACCTTCATCAACCTTCTGGCCCGGCTCGAAAAAATCGGCGATTACTGCTATTCCATCGCCCGCTCCGTGTCTTCCGAGAATTAG
- a CDS encoding histidine kinase has translation MRFPVFPSIRATLVFLVLLAVMPALAIMLFSGYALRENMIRSAETSVLRQVQVMASRHEQVVDNARLLLATLAKAREIQTLDPLGSQLLLEEILSRNGVYVALALSDPDGRIVAVSPVDSFSSIEDEAYFQEARQSMHFVMGNYHLHPDVRRVVMEFAQPVIDQDGSLRGVLVASFDLNYFKNIFADAHLPAGSVFTLTDAEGIRLTRFPETEKYTWVPDLPYMIENMSIDADEGTFFDKGVDGVRRLYSFKRFQFADAPSKQLMIRLGQPEDLALAQARKALVRDMILLVLAAVMAVITAWFVGELTIMRRLGRLLSAANSLGTGDLNTRTGLDYGEGELGVLAAAFDRMAESLQIHDYDRRKAEEEVCILNEDLEDRVAQRTSELARANGDLQIALENLRQAQGQLVMSEKLAALGGLVAGVAHEINTPVGVALSATSTMAEKNRVISDLFATGEMKRSDLTEYLESTREGVEMSLINLNRASDLIRSFKMVAADQVSESRRSFNVCEYVGQVLLSLRPKLKRTAHRIEVECDEDLVIDSYPGAFSQILTNFIVNSLTHAFADKEVGLMRIEIAKNDGMLNLTYSDDGCGIAPEFQDRIFDPFFTTARAKGSTGLGLHIVFNIVTSTLGGTITCCSAPGQGTTFQVRMPMQRENA, from the coding sequence ATGCGATTTCCGGTTTTTCCCTCCATCCGGGCAACCCTGGTTTTTCTGGTCCTTCTGGCCGTCATGCCGGCTTTGGCCATCATGCTCTTTTCGGGTTACGCCCTGCGCGAGAACATGATTCGCAGCGCCGAGACGAGTGTCTTGCGGCAAGTCCAGGTCATGGCCTCGCGCCACGAGCAGGTTGTTGATAACGCCCGGTTGCTGCTGGCCACCCTGGCCAAGGCGCGCGAAATACAGACGCTCGACCCGCTGGGTTCCCAACTGCTGCTGGAGGAAATACTCTCTCGCAATGGGGTCTACGTCGCCCTGGCCTTGTCTGATCCCGATGGTCGTATTGTGGCGGTGTCTCCGGTGGACTCTTTTTCCTCCATCGAGGACGAGGCCTATTTTCAGGAAGCCAGGCAAAGTATGCATTTTGTCATGGGTAATTATCACCTGCACCCTGATGTGCGGCGTGTGGTAATGGAATTTGCCCAGCCGGTCATTGACCAGGACGGATCTTTGCGCGGAGTGCTGGTCGCGTCATTTGATCTGAACTATTTCAAGAATATTTTCGCCGATGCCCACTTGCCCGCAGGATCCGTTTTCACTCTGACTGACGCCGAAGGCATCCGCCTGACCCGTTTTCCGGAAACCGAGAAATACACATGGGTGCCGGATTTGCCCTATATGATCGAGAATATGTCGATAGACGCGGACGAGGGCACTTTTTTTGACAAGGGTGTTGATGGGGTGCGGCGACTATACAGTTTCAAGCGGTTCCAGTTTGCGGATGCTCCGTCGAAGCAACTCATGATCCGGCTCGGCCAGCCCGAAGACCTGGCTCTGGCCCAGGCGAGAAAGGCCCTGGTGCGCGACATGATTTTGCTCGTACTGGCGGCGGTCATGGCCGTGATTACTGCCTGGTTTGTGGGGGAGCTGACTATCATGCGCCGTCTGGGGCGGCTTCTGTCCGCCGCAAACAGCCTTGGTACCGGTGATCTGAATACGCGGACCGGGCTCGATTACGGAGAAGGTGAGCTTGGCGTGCTTGCGGCGGCATTCGACCGCATGGCCGAGAGCTTGCAGATTCACGATTACGACCGGCGGAAGGCTGAAGAAGAGGTCTGCATACTTAACGAGGATCTGGAGGACCGGGTTGCACAGCGCACCTCCGAACTGGCCAGAGCCAACGGGGATTTGCAGATTGCGCTGGAAAACCTCCGTCAGGCCCAGGGGCAGCTGGTCATGTCCGAGAAGCTCGCTGCCCTTGGCGGGCTGGTGGCCGGGGTGGCGCACGAAATCAATACGCCTGTGGGTGTGGCCCTGTCCGCCACCTCGACCATGGCTGAAAAGAACCGGGTCATCAGCGACCTTTTTGCCACGGGCGAAATGAAGCGCTCCGACCTGACGGAATATCTGGAGTCCACACGCGAGGGCGTGGAAATGAGCCTGATCAATCTGAATCGGGCCTCGGACCTGATCCGAAGCTTCAAGATGGTCGCGGCGGATCAGGTTTCCGAGTCCCGGCGCAGCTTCAACGTGTGCGAGTACGTCGGGCAGGTGCTCCTGAGCCTGCGGCCCAAGCTCAAGAGAACCGCGCACCGGATCGAGGTCGAATGCGACGAGGACCTTGTTATCGACAGCTATCCCGGAGCGTTTTCCCAGATTCTCACCAACTTCATCGTCAATTCCCTGACCCATGCCTTCGCCGACAAGGAGGTTGGCCTGATGCGCATCGAAATTGCAAAGAATGACGGCATGCTCAATTTGACCTATTCGGACGACGGGTGCGGCATCGCCCCCGAATTTCAGGACAGGATCTTCGATCCATTTTTCACTACTGCCCGGGCCAAGGGGTCCACCGGTCTTGGCCTGCACATCGTCTTCAACATCGTGACCAGCACCCTGGGCGGAACCATCACCTGTTGCAGTGCCCCGGGCCAGGGCACCACGTTTCAGGTGCGCATGCCTATGCAAAGAGAGAACGCATGA